The following nucleotide sequence is from Lysobacterales bacterium.
TGACCCGTGCCGTCCACTGACACCCATGTCGAAGTCGCGGTTGGCCTGATCTATCCGTCGGGCGACCTGCACACGCACCTGCGCGATGCGCTGCGCGACCTTGGCGCGAGCATCGTCTACGAGACCGAGACCGCGAAATTCGACCGCGCCGCGCTGGATCGTGCGGGCGCACAGGTCGTGATCGTGAACCTCGATCCCGACGCCGACCAGCAAATCGATGCGATCGACGACCTCCTGGTGGACGACCACCTCAAGGTGGTGTTCAACGATGGCGAGGTGACGAGCAGGCTTTCCGGCTACGACTTGGCGCGTTGGGCACGCCACCTGGCGGCGAAGATCGTCGGGGATGCCGAACTGCTGCCGCCGCGGCCGGCGGGTGCGGAAGCGGTGCCGGTGCGCAGCATGCCCCAGCATGCGTTGACCACCTCGAGCATGCCCAAGTCGCTGGATGTGCCGGCCGTCAGCGACCAATCGATGCGCGACGCGACGGACCAGATCGCCAATGCGTTGGCGTCGTTCGACATGCACACGACCAAGCTGGAAGCGAAGAACGCACCGGCGCCGGCGGTGTCCGATCTGGACGATCTGCTGTGCGATTTCGGTCTCTCTCCTTCGGCCGAGAACGCCGCCACGTCCGTCACCACCAGCGACGATTCAAATCCTTTTGCCGACCTCGGGCTCGCGCTCGATTTCGATGCGGAAACGCCCGCGCCCGCGCTACCTTCCACGCCGGTCGTCGCGTCCAGCGGGAGTCCGATCGCGGACGAACTGCTGGCCTTTGCCGATCTCAATTTCGACGAACCCGAACCGGCCAAGGATGTTCCGGCCGGTCTTGACGACTTGCTGGCGAGTCAGCCGCGTGCGGATGCAGTCAAGCCCGCGCCGGCACCCAAGTCAGCCGCATCCTCGCTGCAGACGCCTGCGGAATCGGCGCAGCGCAAGAGCCTGCTCGAAGGATTGTCGCTGTCGCTGGAGCCGCAGGATGACACGCCGGCGCCCGTGGCCGCGGCTGTTCCTGCCGCGGCAGCGGCGGTGGATTTTCCGTTCGATCTCGATGACCTGATGCTCGAGCCGCTGGACGATGGCGCAACGCCCGCGCCGCCGGCCGTTCCCGCATCGCCGAAGCCCGCGGCGGTCGTTCCCACGGTCGTGGCCAGTCCGTTCGACGACCTCGGGCTGGCGCTGGAGCCGATGGGAGGCGATGACGCGCCCGTCGCGCCCCTCTCCCCATCGACCTCATCGCTGAAACCGGCGCCGGCCGCAGCGCCGCCGCAGCCCCAGACGCCATCGGCATCGCCATTCGATGACCTTGATTTCTCGCTGGACGATATTCCCAGTGGTGGCATTTCGGGCGCAGCTGCAGAAGCCGAGCCGGCCACCGCCGACGATTTCAGCTTCACGCTCGACGATACCGTCG
It contains:
- a CDS encoding chemotaxis protein CheB, with the protein product MPSTDTHVEVAVGLIYPSGDLHTHLRDALRDLGASIVYETETAKFDRAALDRAGAQVVIVNLDPDADQQIDAIDDLLVDDHLKVVFNDGEVTSRLSGYDLARWARHLAAKIVGDAELLPPRPAGAEAVPVRSMPQHALTTSSMPKSLDVPAVSDQSMRDATDQIANALASFDMHTTKLEAKNAPAPAVSDLDDLLCDFGLSPSAENAATSVTTSDDSNPFADLGLALDFDAETPAPALPSTPVVASSGSPIADELLAFADLNFDEPEPAKDVPAGLDDLLASQPRADAVKPAPAPKSAASSLQTPAESAQRKSLLEGLSLSLEPQDDTPAPVAAAVPAAAAAVDFPFDLDDLMLEPLDDGATPAPPAVPASPKPAAVVPTVVASPFDDLGLALEPMGGDDAPVAPLSPSTSSLKPAPAAAPPQPQTPSASPFDDLDFSLDDIPSGGISGAAAEAEPATADDFSFTLDDTVELSFDDLSKDAATSSSRSAEEDDFMREFAAMTAAPATSERTPTPQVAAGALARVWVLGASIGGPDAVREFLAALPPSVGAVFVLAQHMGADFVDLMVAQLQKATRMPVAIAESGMRTGHGQVLVVPIAERMLLDPSGEVKVVALDDISPYSPSIDRVLIDVADRFGAAAGAIIFSGMAHDAIEGAKHMAAKGGQIWVQDPSTCVVSSMIDGAMEAGIVGFIGTPAALAAEFARRFGKA